From a single Bacillus gobiensis genomic region:
- a CDS encoding LTA synthase family protein, with protein sequence MKKIFSNKMSFFLLAVVLVWAKTYASYFMEFNLGVKGGFQQFLLFLNPFSAIIVFLGLALFAKGRISAAIILIMDAVMTLILYANILFYRFFDDFLTFSNFIQRDNLSNMQDGVFDIMNFHDVIYFLDFLILIAIMIWRPEIKAFKMSKKMASLVIVSGLALFMINLGLAEKDRPDLLSRTFDRNYIVKYLGPYNFTVYNGIETAKSESQRAYATSDDLTTAKNYTSAHYAEPNPEYFGVGKGKNIIKIHLESFQSFLIDYKLNGEEVTPFLNKLARGEENMTYFDNFFHQTGQGKTADSELSLDNSLFGLPEGAAFMTRGQNTYQSLPAILNQKEGYTSAVFHGDYKSFWNRDQIYKQFGVDKFYDAGYYNMKNENLINLGLKDKEFFSESMPMLQSLKQPFYAHLLTLTNHYPFILNEQDASLDRGTTGDSTVDGYFQTARYLDEALEQFINDLKASGLYDDSIIMIYGDHNGISENHNRAMAEVQGKEITPYQNMQNQRVPLMLHIPGKEGGVNHTYGGMIDVMPTLLHLQGIDQRNYINFGTDLFSKEHDQTVALRNGDFITPKYTSVDNTIYDTASGNTLEPNEQTKNIKERVEQQLKLSDQVLYQDLLRFHDLEDFKKVNPSLYHYGNKNSEEGSKSQKEGQ encoded by the coding sequence ATGAAAAAAATTTTTTCAAATAAGATGAGCTTTTTCTTATTAGCTGTTGTCCTGGTATGGGCGAAAACCTATGCCTCGTATTTTATGGAATTTAATCTTGGTGTAAAAGGCGGATTTCAGCAATTTTTATTATTCCTTAATCCATTCAGTGCAATAATTGTGTTCTTAGGCCTTGCACTGTTTGCAAAAGGAAGGATTTCCGCGGCCATCATTTTGATCATGGATGCTGTCATGACCTTAATCTTGTACGCAAATATCCTATTTTACCGATTCTTTGATGATTTCTTGACGTTTTCAAATTTTATCCAAAGAGACAATCTAAGTAACATGCAAGACGGTGTATTTGACATTATGAACTTTCACGATGTCATCTACTTTCTTGATTTTTTGATTCTCATCGCGATTATGATTTGGAGACCGGAAATAAAAGCGTTTAAAATGAGCAAGAAAATGGCATCGCTTGTTATCGTTAGCGGCCTTGCGTTATTTATGATTAACTTGGGACTAGCTGAGAAGGATCGCCCTGATCTGCTATCAAGAACCTTTGACCGGAACTACATCGTCAAATATTTGGGACCATACAATTTCACCGTTTATAACGGGATTGAGACAGCCAAGTCTGAGTCTCAAAGAGCTTATGCGACAAGTGATGATTTAACGACGGCCAAAAACTATACAAGTGCTCATTATGCCGAACCGAATCCAGAGTATTTCGGTGTCGGAAAAGGAAAAAATATTATTAAGATTCATTTGGAAAGCTTTCAATCTTTTTTAATTGATTACAAATTAAACGGTGAAGAAGTGACTCCATTTCTTAATAAGCTTGCCCGCGGAGAAGAAAACATGACGTATTTTGATAACTTCTTCCATCAAACCGGGCAAGGAAAGACAGCAGATTCGGAACTGTCCCTTGATAATAGCTTATTTGGTCTCCCTGAAGGCGCTGCTTTTATGACAAGAGGACAAAATACGTATCAGTCGCTTCCGGCGATTCTTAATCAAAAAGAAGGATATACAAGCGCAGTGTTCCACGGCGATTATAAATCCTTCTGGAACCGTGACCAGATTTACAAGCAATTTGGCGTCGATAAATTTTATGATGCCGGCTATTACAACATGAAAAATGAAAATTTAATTAATCTTGGTTTAAAGGATAAGGAGTTCTTTTCTGAGTCAATGCCGATGCTTCAGTCCTTAAAGCAGCCTTTTTATGCTCATTTACTGACGCTTACGAACCACTATCCGTTTATTCTCAATGAGCAGGATGCGTCACTTGACAGGGGAACAACAGGTGATAGCACGGTTGATGGTTATTTCCAAACGGCGCGTTATTTAGATGAGGCATTGGAGCAGTTCATCAATGATCTAAAAGCTTCCGGTTTATACGATGATTCCATCATTATGATTTACGGTGATCATAATGGAATATCAGAGAACCACAATCGTGCCATGGCAGAGGTTCAAGGAAAAGAGATTACGCCTTATCAAAATATGCAGAACCAGCGGGTGCCGTTGATGCTTCATATCCCTGGCAAAGAAGGCGGAGTCAATCACACATACGGCGGTATGATTGACGTCATGCCTACACTTCTTCATTTGCAAGGGATTGATCAAAGGAACTATATTAACTTCGGGACCGACTTGTTCTCGAAAGAACATGACCAGACAGTTGCCTTAAGAAACGGAGACTTTATCACACCGAAGTACACTTCTGTTGATAATACCATTTACGATACGGCTTCTGGAAATACGCTGGAACCAAACGAACAAACAAAAAATATTAAAGAAAGGGTGGAGCAGCAGCTCAAGCTCTCAGATCAGGTTCTTTATCAGGATTTGCTGCGCTTCCATGACCTTGAAGATTTCAAAAAAGTGAATCCTTCCCTTTATCACTACGGAAATAAAAATAGTGAAGAAGGAAGCAAAAGTCAAAAAGAAGGACAATAA
- a CDS encoding flavin reductase family protein encodes MYKIDANDISAKDNYKILSGSVIPRPIAFVSSISLENQVVNAAPFSFFNVVSSNPPLLSISVQRINGEMKDTARNITNSKEFVIHLSDESIIEEINKTAASLPQDESELEQTSLSLVDSEKISVPGIREAKIRFECRLEQHLTFANDHNEETTDLIIGRVLCYHLHNQVYDPANGYILSEHLAPVCRLAGNDYAALGKKFTIERPL; translated from the coding sequence GTGTACAAAATTGATGCAAATGATATTTCTGCTAAGGATAACTACAAAATTTTGTCAGGCAGTGTCATCCCTAGACCGATTGCCTTCGTCAGCTCCATCTCTTTAGAAAATCAAGTTGTAAACGCTGCGCCTTTCAGTTTCTTTAACGTTGTTAGCTCGAATCCCCCGCTCCTTTCCATCTCTGTTCAAAGAATAAACGGAGAAATGAAGGACACTGCAAGAAACATCACAAACAGCAAAGAATTCGTCATTCACTTGAGTGATGAATCGATTATCGAGGAGATCAATAAAACAGCTGCCTCCCTCCCGCAAGACGAAAGTGAGCTGGAGCAAACATCGCTATCTTTAGTGGATAGTGAAAAAATTTCAGTGCCGGGAATTCGAGAAGCAAAAATTCGATTTGAATGCAGACTTGAGCAGCATCTAACTTTTGCAAACGATCATAATGAAGAAACGACGGATTTGATAATCGGCAGAGTGCTTTGTTATCACTTACACAATCAGGTGTATGATCCTGCTAATGGCTACATACTTTCGGAACACTTGGCGCCAGTCTGCAGGCTAGCAGGAAATGACTACGCTGCTCTCGGAAAAAAATTTACGATCGAAAGACCATTATAG
- a CDS encoding DUF2269 family protein, with product MKKISLNQRKSLLLLHILFAAIWFGTTVVFLVLSINAAATENEQTLVSSYTAMYLLASSSGRVSIFGTVITGILLSVLTNWGLFKHYWIIAKEVLSLVMMGLGLVAIYSISLNAFNVSSANGLAAKEMINQGWLFTGVILQILSLILTFWLSVIKPWGKRNASRPSKISL from the coding sequence ATGAAAAAAATCAGCCTCAACCAAAGAAAATCACTTTTGCTTCTTCATATCTTATTTGCCGCCATATGGTTTGGCACAACCGTTGTTTTTCTAGTTCTGAGCATTAATGCGGCCGCAACTGAGAATGAGCAAACTCTTGTCTCATCCTATACAGCAATGTATTTACTTGCCTCATCAAGCGGAAGAGTTTCAATTTTCGGCACGGTAATTACCGGAATTCTGTTATCCGTCCTCACTAACTGGGGCCTGTTTAAACATTACTGGATCATTGCAAAAGAGGTACTCTCACTCGTTATGATGGGATTAGGGCTCGTTGCTATCTATTCCATCAGCCTAAATGCTTTCAACGTTTCATCTGCAAACGGACTGGCAGCCAAAGAGATGATTAATCAAGGCTGGCTCTTCACAGGTGTGATTTTGCAGATTCTGTCTTTGATTTTGACATTCTGGCTCTCTGTAATTAAACCATGGGGCAAAAGAAATGCTTCTAGGCCGAGCAAAATTTCTCTCTAA
- a CDS encoding sensor histidine kinase, whose amino-acid sequence MDGVANTPEKTQEYIKVIFAKSKELDHLIDELFLYSKLDLNKITFHFETINIRAYLMDFIEELTFDYQKDGVTFTLKAEAKDPYLVKVDRDQLKRVLINIVGNSLKYLDKENKKITLSIIPKTNHLIIQINDNGSGIPEDVLPHIFTNFFKADPSRDSAKGGSGLGLAIVKEIVKGHGGSVWAESTMGEGTTISFTLNRKNEGEQSEEHTHN is encoded by the coding sequence ATGGACGGGGTCGCCAATACACCAGAAAAAACACAAGAATACATTAAGGTTATCTTTGCAAAATCAAAGGAATTAGATCATTTAATTGACGAGCTCTTTTTATACTCAAAGCTTGATTTAAACAAAATTACCTTCCATTTTGAAACAATAAATATTCGCGCTTATCTTATGGATTTTATCGAGGAACTTACCTTTGATTATCAAAAGGATGGTGTAACCTTTACACTTAAGGCAGAGGCGAAGGACCCTTATTTGGTAAAAGTAGACAGAGATCAGCTAAAAAGAGTCCTTATCAACATTGTTGGAAACAGCCTGAAATATCTTGATAAGGAAAATAAGAAAATTACACTAAGCATTATTCCGAAAACGAATCACCTGATCATCCAAATAAACGACAATGGCTCAGGAATACCAGAGGATGTTCTCCCCCATATTTTTACCAATTTTTTTAAAGCGGATCCTTCAAGGGATTCAGCAAAAGGCGGCAGCGGACTTGGACTGGCGATTGTAAAGGAAATCGTAAAAGGGCACGGCGGTTCAGTTTGGGCAGAGAGTACGATGGGAGAAGGAACGACTATTTCCTTTACTCTAAATAGAAAGAATGAAGGTGAGCAATCTGAAGAACATACTCATAATTGA
- a CDS encoding HAMP domain-containing protein, which yields MIVFRTRNSHRKLVKSIRTSSIRKRLLISNILMVVIPFLLFVIAVFSLQAFYFNSGDHISWRNDHSAVSAKLLKQANLTPDKLTDSAFLSEINEELNQKQTTLAILKGNETIYLSPGSSSVKSSDLPAFGATGPPFTRIGHDFFSLKQLDFYYPDGEQGSIFLIQDANVFSSFFKTFIPILLGVILIGLIATNGFLTYFVSRSIIKPVNQLSRAAKKISTGELDFTITSHKNDELGRNHGRGRQYTRKNTRIH from the coding sequence ATGATTGTTTTTAGAACACGGAATTCACATAGAAAGCTGGTGAAATCGATTCGTACGTCGTCAATAAGAAAAAGACTGCTGATCTCCAATATTTTGATGGTCGTTATTCCATTCCTATTATTTGTAATTGCGGTATTTAGTTTACAGGCTTTTTATTTCAATAGCGGTGACCATATAAGCTGGCGAAATGATCATTCTGCTGTATCTGCCAAGCTGCTAAAACAGGCGAATCTCACACCAGATAAGCTTACAGACTCTGCATTTCTTTCTGAAATCAATGAAGAATTAAATCAAAAACAAACCACTCTTGCGATTCTAAAAGGAAATGAAACGATTTATCTCTCCCCGGGAAGTTCATCGGTGAAGAGCAGTGACCTGCCGGCTTTTGGTGCAACAGGCCCTCCGTTTACAAGGATCGGGCATGACTTCTTTTCATTAAAACAGCTGGATTTTTATTATCCAGATGGGGAGCAAGGTTCGATTTTTTTAATTCAAGATGCCAATGTATTTTCAAGTTTTTTCAAAACCTTTATTCCTATCCTTTTAGGAGTCATTCTAATTGGGTTGATTGCTACAAACGGTTTCCTAACTTATTTCGTATCAAGAAGCATCATAAAACCGGTGAATCAGCTGTCTCGGGCAGCTAAAAAGATAAGCACAGGAGAATTAGATTTTACCATCACATCCCATAAAAACGATGAATTAGGGAGGAATCATGGACGGGGTCGCCAATACACCAGAAAAAACACAAGAATACATTAA
- a CDS encoding YczE/YyaS/YitT family protein, producing MKHELLIRWLFYFAGLFILAFGVSLTIEGKALGISPWDSFHYGLFAHFGLTIGQWSIIAGAFIIFGTCLFTKSLPKLGALINMLLIGLLIDFFTMIIPEPHSLIVSTITFITGVLIIGYGIGIYVSAGLGAGPRDTLTMLISEKTGMNVKKVRNMIEISVLAIGWLLGGPIGIGTIIIALFTGTILSYSLPQSKHLLELIIIKFAEKASHPAH from the coding sequence TTGAAACACGAGTTGCTTATACGCTGGCTTTTTTATTTTGCGGGACTCTTTATTCTCGCTTTCGGCGTGTCGTTGACAATCGAAGGAAAAGCTTTAGGAATATCACCGTGGGACTCCTTTCATTATGGATTATTTGCACATTTCGGTTTAACGATCGGTCAATGGTCGATTATTGCCGGAGCATTTATTATATTTGGTACATGCTTGTTTACGAAATCACTGCCCAAGCTCGGCGCATTAATTAATATGCTGCTGATCGGGCTGCTTATAGACTTTTTTACAATGATCATTCCAGAACCGCACAGTCTGATCGTATCAACAATTACGTTTATTACCGGCGTTTTAATTATTGGCTATGGAATAGGCATCTATGTATCAGCTGGATTAGGAGCCGGCCCAAGAGATACACTGACGATGTTAATCTCCGAAAAAACCGGTATGAACGTGAAAAAGGTCAGAAACATGATTGAAATCAGCGTTTTAGCTATCGGCTGGCTGCTTGGAGGACCAATCGGGATTGGCACGATTATCATTGCCCTATTTACCGGTACGATTTTGAGCTACTCCTTGCCGCAGTCAAAGCATCTGTTAGAACTTATCATTATAAAATTTGCTGAAAAAGCATCACATCCGGCTCATTAG
- a CDS encoding aspartate kinase: MKVVKFGGSSLASGHQLEKVLDIVVSDPSRKIVVVSAPGKRFGHDTKVTDLLISCAKAYLHKGETPDILDKIIERYSSIANEIGLSEEIIQQIKSDLISLLNGDKKNPDRYIDAIKASGEDNNAKLIAAFFRHKGIEATYMNPKDAGLFVTDEPGYTQVLPDSYTNLYQLRNIPGVVVFPGFFGYNEAGEVITFSRSGSDITGSILANGTKADLYENFTDVDAVFSVNPTIVDQPKEITELTYREMRELSYAGFNVFHDEALIPAFRAGIPVNIKNTNNPSAPGTKIVSQRQLTNGPVVGIANDNGFCSIYISKYLMNKEIGFGRKVLQILEDYGLTYEHIPSGIDDITIILKQDQMDEQTEIAISERLKNELSVDEVLIEHNLALIMVVGEAMRHNVGTTARASRALSEAKVNIEMINQGCSEVSMMFAVKEAQEKQSVKALYEEFFSKVPAY; encoded by the coding sequence ATGAAGGTTGTAAAATTTGGCGGCAGCTCACTAGCTTCAGGACACCAGCTCGAAAAAGTTTTAGATATCGTAGTATCGGATCCTTCTAGAAAGATTGTTGTAGTTTCTGCACCTGGGAAACGATTCGGTCATGACACAAAAGTAACAGATCTATTGATCTCTTGCGCAAAAGCATACTTGCATAAGGGAGAAACTCCAGATATTCTGGATAAAATCATCGAAAGATATTCTTCAATAGCCAATGAAATCGGGTTATCCGAAGAGATAATCCAACAAATCAAAAGCGATTTGATCAGTTTATTAAATGGAGATAAAAAGAATCCCGACAGATATATTGATGCAATCAAGGCTAGCGGTGAGGACAATAATGCAAAGCTCATTGCTGCATTTTTTCGGCATAAGGGAATTGAAGCTACGTACATGAACCCTAAAGATGCCGGTCTTTTTGTAACAGACGAACCTGGATACACACAAGTTTTGCCTGATTCGTACACTAACCTTTACCAATTAAGAAATATTCCCGGTGTCGTAGTTTTCCCTGGCTTTTTCGGATATAACGAAGCAGGCGAAGTCATCACCTTTTCAAGAAGCGGCTCAGATATTACCGGATCAATTCTTGCAAATGGAACAAAAGCAGATCTTTATGAGAATTTTACAGATGTAGATGCAGTTTTTTCAGTCAATCCAACCATTGTTGATCAGCCGAAAGAAATTACAGAATTGACGTATCGGGAAATGCGCGAGCTCTCATACGCCGGATTTAATGTCTTTCATGATGAAGCGTTAATCCCTGCATTCCGAGCTGGCATTCCGGTTAATATTAAAAATACGAATAACCCGTCTGCACCGGGAACTAAGATTGTCAGCCAACGTCAGCTTACAAACGGACCTGTCGTCGGGATCGCGAACGATAATGGATTTTGCAGCATTTACATCAGCAAATACTTAATGAACAAAGAAATCGGATTTGGCAGAAAAGTTTTGCAAATTCTCGAAGATTACGGTTTAACGTATGAACATATTCCATCCGGTATCGATGACATCACGATTATCCTTAAGCAGGACCAAATGGATGAACAGACAGAAATAGCCATCTCTGAACGATTAAAGAATGAGCTTTCTGTAGATGAAGTACTAATCGAACATAACCTTGCTCTTATTATGGTGGTTGGGGAAGCAATGAGGCACAACGTAGGAACGACTGCAAGAGCTTCAAGAGCCCTTTCCGAAGCCAAGGTCAATATCGAAATGATCAATCAAGGCTGTTCTGAAGTCAGTATGATGTTTGCCGTAAAAGAAGCCCAGGAAAAACAATCCGTTAAAGCACTGTACGAAGAATTTTTCTCAAAAGTTCCAGCTTATTAA
- a CDS encoding DUF421 domain-containing protein, with protein MFGAISLKIIIGLITLLICVRILGKKDMSQVTPIDFIYAIVLGGILEESLYQDNVNVLHLVYAIALWGTLIFLFDFAVQKNDRFRKFLKGEPSILVEHGRVKPEIFEKNKLEMEQFRTMLREQGIFSLKEVRFAQLEPSGKLSVLRNDERVTEPSSLVVNEGEIIEDELKCKGKNKEWLIRLLKENGYTKMKDIYYAEWSEENGLYVAKNNE; from the coding sequence ATGTTTGGAGCCATCAGTTTAAAAATAATTATCGGATTAATTACATTATTAATCTGTGTACGTATTTTAGGAAAAAAAGATATGTCACAGGTCACACCTATTGATTTCATTTATGCAATCGTTCTAGGGGGAATTTTAGAGGAATCGCTTTACCAGGATAATGTGAATGTCTTGCATCTTGTTTATGCAATCGCACTCTGGGGAACTCTTATATTTTTATTTGACTTCGCCGTACAAAAAAATGATAGATTCAGAAAGTTTTTAAAGGGAGAGCCTTCCATACTTGTGGAGCATGGGCGAGTGAAGCCGGAAATATTTGAAAAAAACAAGCTGGAGATGGAGCAATTCCGTACGATGCTTCGAGAGCAGGGAATTTTTTCACTTAAGGAAGTCAGGTTTGCGCAATTAGAGCCAAGCGGAAAACTTAGTGTACTACGAAATGATGAAAGAGTTACGGAGCCTTCTTCACTTGTCGTAAATGAGGGCGAGATCATCGAAGACGAATTAAAATGCAAAGGCAAAAACAAAGAATGGCTGATCCGTCTTTTGAAGGAGAACGGCTATACGAAAATGAAAGACATTTATTATGCGGAATGGTCTGAGGAAAACGGCCTCTACGTTGCAAAGAACAATGAGTGA
- a CDS encoding glycosyltransferase family 8 protein, protein MTNRKTMHIVSSADDNYAQHLGVMFVSLLKNMDKTRKVKLYVIDGGIKEHNKKRLQETTFKFGIPIQFLEIDKQQFEHAYESKHITKAAYYRICIPELITDPDVNKAIYIDCDAVVLEDISKLWDYDFHPYPCAAVEDAGQHHRLEKMQISETSKYFNSGMMIIDFVQWRKKDISNKVLNFMKESPELEFHDQDALNAILHDKWHQLHPRWNAQSHIILKEKIPASLIDQKKHIETRLNPAIVHFCGPEKPWNSQTKHPYAKKYFDYLQLTNWTSATAIANSI, encoded by the coding sequence ATGACAAATCGAAAAACAATGCATATCGTATCATCCGCAGATGACAATTATGCGCAGCATTTGGGAGTGATGTTTGTATCCTTGCTAAAGAATATGGATAAGACAAGAAAGGTTAAGCTTTACGTCATTGACGGAGGCATTAAAGAGCATAATAAGAAACGATTACAGGAAACAACTTTTAAATTTGGCATACCAATTCAATTTTTAGAAATTGATAAACAACAGTTTGAACATGCTTATGAAAGCAAGCATATTACAAAAGCTGCTTACTATCGGATCTGCATCCCTGAGCTTATTACTGACCCAGATGTAAACAAAGCCATTTACATTGATTGTGACGCCGTGGTCTTGGAGGACATCTCAAAGCTATGGGATTATGATTTTCATCCTTATCCGTGTGCAGCGGTTGAAGATGCAGGACAGCACCATCGATTAGAAAAGATGCAGATTAGCGAAACATCGAAATATTTTAATTCTGGAATGATGATCATTGATTTTGTTCAATGGAGAAAGAAAGATATTTCTAACAAAGTTCTGAATTTCATGAAAGAATCTCCAGAATTAGAATTTCATGATCAAGATGCTTTAAACGCTATTTTACATGACAAATGGCATCAGCTTCATCCAAGGTGGAACGCGCAATCCCACATTATTTTGAAGGAAAAAATTCCCGCATCGCTAATCGACCAGAAAAAGCATATAGAAACCCGGCTGAATCCGGCGATTGTTCATTTTTGCGGACCTGAAAAACCTTGGAACTCACAAACAAAGCATCCATATGCAAAAAAATACTTTGACTATTTGCAGCTGACAAATTGGACGAGTGCTACCGCAATTGCTAATAGCATTTAA
- a CDS encoding hemolysin family protein: protein MVIIKLILLIILIALTGFFVAMEFSIVKARKSRIDQFVAQRAKGALTAKHVISHIDEFLSACQLGITMTALGLGWLGEPTVVSLLQPLFLKAGLNEAITHLVSFAIAFSLVTFLNVVVGELAPKSAAIQKAEQITMLFAKPLIWFYKILFPFIWLLNQSARLITRFFGLKLTSESELAYSEEELRHLLSESYQSGEINKRELQYVNNIFKFDNRLAKEIMVPRNEMICISIDDPLNDMKKFINDTHFTRYPLIKGDKDTVLGVINIKEMMFALLSGDPPDKKHLEPYIHSVIQVIETIPVYDLLIQMQKARTPMAILFDEYGGTSGLVTIEDILEEIVGEIQDEFDEDEISDIRKLKDDHYILNAKLLINEVNELLGIDLSNENVDTIGGWILSQRIDAKPGTEIRDEGYIFKVKDIENHHILLVEVKAA from the coding sequence TTGGTTATTATCAAACTAATTTTATTAATAATACTAATTGCCTTAACTGGATTTTTTGTAGCAATGGAGTTTTCGATTGTAAAAGCACGAAAGTCAAGGATTGACCAGTTTGTAGCCCAAAGGGCAAAAGGAGCACTAACAGCAAAGCACGTCATTTCACATATTGATGAGTTTCTTTCTGCTTGCCAATTGGGAATAACGATGACAGCATTAGGACTGGGATGGCTGGGTGAGCCGACTGTTGTATCCCTTTTGCAGCCTCTATTTTTAAAAGCTGGATTAAATGAAGCAATTACACATCTAGTTTCATTTGCAATCGCTTTTTCTCTAGTTACGTTTTTAAATGTCGTCGTTGGAGAACTGGCTCCAAAATCAGCAGCTATTCAAAAAGCGGAACAGATCACGATGCTATTTGCAAAACCGCTCATTTGGTTTTACAAGATTCTCTTTCCTTTCATCTGGTTATTGAATCAATCCGCTCGGCTTATCACCAGATTTTTCGGATTAAAGCTCACGTCAGAGTCTGAATTAGCGTATTCGGAAGAAGAGCTTAGGCATCTTTTATCCGAGAGCTACCAAAGCGGTGAAATTAATAAGAGAGAATTGCAGTACGTCAATAATATTTTTAAATTCGATAATAGGTTGGCAAAAGAAATTATGGTACCCCGGAATGAAATGATTTGTATATCTATTGATGATCCGCTGAATGACATGAAAAAATTCATCAACGACACTCATTTTACACGTTATCCGTTAATAAAAGGGGATAAAGATACAGTGCTTGGCGTGATCAACATTAAGGAAATGATGTTTGCCTTGCTCTCTGGAGATCCCCCTGATAAAAAGCATTTAGAGCCCTATATTCATTCTGTCATCCAAGTTATCGAAACCATTCCTGTCTATGATTTATTGATTCAAATGCAAAAGGCACGTACACCAATGGCCATTCTGTTCGACGAATATGGCGGAACATCCGGTTTAGTGACGATTGAAGATATTCTTGAGGAAATAGTTGGCGAAATTCAAGATGAATTTGACGAAGATGAAATTTCAGATATCCGAAAATTAAAGGATGACCACTATATTTTGAATGCAAAACTATTAATCAACGAAGTAAACGAGCTGCTGGGCATTGATTTATCTAACGAAAATGTTGATACAATCGGGGGATGGATCCTCTCTCAACGTATTGATGCCAAGCCCGGAACCGAAATTAGAGATGAAGGGTACATTTTCAAAGTAAAGGATATTGAAAATCATCACATTTTATTAGTTGAAGTCAAAGCTGCTTAA
- a CDS encoding magnesium transporter CorA family protein, producing the protein MEIHRGEDWVWYQLINETEEEGKKLTEQFQMPQFLHWYETIDPNKRNTLHIDTALRNKEAVYGSFHYTQDLHEEADHSVFHFYVTRDHLFTVDLDMSILKGIDQKQVNDQAKNAPDSIEGFLVILGEMLKGYLEGIDILEMRLQNLKWQIYADNNKSIVDQVLVLRHEILIWKGLIMSIKKILMAVEETFLIDSPQKEAFLRTSKRVDRGFIFASEFEEELSYLMHSEEVITSHRGNEIVKSLTIFTVLFTPMTALGALWGMNFEFMPELSFKYGYLFAIVLILLSTLLIYLYLVKKGWTGDILKDKKKKILRKRRSD; encoded by the coding sequence ATGGAAATACATCGTGGTGAGGATTGGGTATGGTATCAATTGATAAATGAAACCGAGGAGGAAGGAAAAAAGTTAACCGAGCAGTTTCAAATGCCGCAATTCCTGCATTGGTATGAGACGATCGACCCGAACAAACGTAATACACTACATATTGATACTGCTTTAAGGAATAAAGAAGCAGTCTATGGATCGTTTCATTACACACAAGATCTTCACGAAGAGGCGGATCACTCAGTGTTTCATTTTTATGTGACACGCGATCATTTGTTTACGGTTGACCTGGATATGTCCATTCTTAAAGGGATTGACCAAAAACAAGTAAATGACCAAGCCAAAAATGCTCCGGATTCGATCGAAGGCTTTTTGGTCATATTAGGGGAGATGTTGAAGGGGTATTTGGAAGGAATCGATATCTTAGAAATGCGGCTTCAGAATTTGAAATGGCAAATTTATGCTGACAATAATAAAAGTATTGTTGATCAAGTTCTTGTGCTTCGCCATGAGATATTAATTTGGAAAGGCCTGATTATGTCGATAAAGAAAATTTTGATGGCGGTTGAGGAAACTTTTTTAATTGACAGCCCTCAAAAAGAAGCGTTCCTTCGAACAAGCAAGAGAGTGGACAGAGGTTTTATTTTTGCAAGTGAATTTGAAGAGGAACTAAGTTATCTGATGCATTCAGAAGAGGTCATCACTTCTCACCGCGGCAATGAAATCGTCAAATCATTAACAATATTTACAGTGCTATTTACGCCAATGACAGCACTAGGAGCGTTATGGGGAATGAACTTTGAATTTATGCCTGAGCTGTCTTTCAAATACGGCTATTTATTTGCGATTGTACTTATTCTTTTATCTACTTTGCTTATCTATCTTTATTTGGTGAAGAAAGGCTGGACCGGAGATATACTAAAGGATAAAAAGAAGAAAATTCTGAGGAAAAGGCGTTCGGACTAA